GCCAACGTCTGCGACACCAACTACACGTGCGTGGCGAAAATCCGCAAGGAATGGCTGCCCGCGGGCGAGACTCACCGCGGGGTGCACGCCCGGCTCCGTCACACCGCGGCGGCCCTGCTGGGCTGAACACCGCCGACAGGAAAGGCTCCTGATCCTTGGAACGCTCGCGACCGCTCCTCGACAGACGGCGACTGCTGAAGGGGGCCGCTCTGGCCGCCGTACCGTACACGCTGCTTCCCGAGGTGCGCGTCTGGGCGGCTCCCCAGCCCGTCCACCAGCCGTCCGCCGAGTGGCAGCCGGCCACCCCGTCCAACTACACGGCGTCGGACCGTCCCTCCTCCTACCGCGTGGACCGGGTGATCATCCATGTCACGCAGACCGACTACACCGGCGCCCTTGCCATCTTCCGGGACCCGGCGAAGAAGGTGTCCGCGCACTACGTCGTGCGATCGGCCGACGGTCACATCGCGCAGTGCGTCCGGGAGGCCGACATCGCCTGGCACGCCGGGAACTGGGGGTACAACACCCGCAGCATCGGCATCGAGCACGAGGGCTGGGTGGACAAGCCCGCCTACTTCACGGAGGCCCTGTACGGGCAGTCCGCGAAGCTCACCGCGGAGATCTGCCGGAGATACGGCATCCCCCGGGACCGTGGGCACATCATCGGGCACGCCGAGGTGCCGGGCACGGACCACACCGACCCGGGACCGTACTGGAACTGGGCGCGCTACATGAGGATGGTCGAACTGGCCTGACCCGCGCGAGAGAAACATCGCCTCAGGTGACGCCGGTCGAAGTGGTTGTCTGCGCGCGCACCCGGAGTGACGATGTCCCCAGCCACATCGCCTTCCGGGGAGACCGAGTTGACCGATCCATGGGTGGCCCTGGAGCCGGGGACCGACCCCGCCGAGCAGGTCCGGCTGCTGCGACGCGCTCACGAGAGGTTCACCGAGGCGGGCACGGTGCAACGCCCGGTGCGCCCCGTGGTGGCCGACTCGTGGCGGCGATCCGCGCGGGCCGGTGTCGGGCCCGACGGAACGGCGAGCGTCGACCTCAGCGACGGTGACCTCGATGTGTACCGGGCCGAGCATCCGCTGGCACGGGTCATGCCCCTGGTCCGTGAGCTGATGGGGACCTTCGCCGCCGACGGG
This is a stretch of genomic DNA from Streptomyces sp. NBC_00285. It encodes these proteins:
- a CDS encoding N-acetylmuramoyl-L-alanine amidase, with the translated sequence MERSRPLLDRRRLLKGAALAAVPYTLLPEVRVWAAPQPVHQPSAEWQPATPSNYTASDRPSSYRVDRVIIHVTQTDYTGALAIFRDPAKKVSAHYVVRSADGHIAQCVREADIAWHAGNWGYNTRSIGIEHEGWVDKPAYFTEALYGQSAKLTAEICRRYGIPRDRGHIIGHAEVPGTDHTDPGPYWNWARYMRMVELA